In one Nocardioides luteus genomic region, the following are encoded:
- a CDS encoding alkaline phosphatase family protein: MTISRRSLVLTVLIALLAVTFAVVELPGRPAQAATTKRVLAISVDGLSVTAIERLGPGHLPNLYRLMRGGASTREARSEYEQNVTLPNHTSMVTGRRITRSAHGHGVTWNDDRPWMTVQEAAGHPVSSVFSQVGRAGRSSALFSSKSKFGLFDRSWPSIDRFVVDGDADLVERAAADLVRNKRALTFVHLGSPDHYGHRDGGMSAAYRASIIRTDARIGRLLRAIDSSTALRGSTYVILTADHGFRATATDHSAHLYANYRIPFVVWGPGVARGASLYRLNPDYRAPGTTRPTYAGEQPIRNGDLGNLALDLLGLGPIPGSTLNSTQSLDIR; this comes from the coding sequence ATGACGATTTCTCGGCGCTCGCTGGTGCTGACGGTGCTGATCGCCCTGCTGGCCGTCACCTTCGCGGTCGTGGAGCTGCCCGGGCGTCCCGCGCAGGCGGCGACCACGAAGCGGGTGCTGGCGATCTCCGTCGACGGGCTCAGCGTGACCGCGATCGAGCGGCTCGGCCCGGGACACCTGCCCAATCTCTACCGGCTGATGCGCGGCGGCGCCTCGACCCGCGAGGCGCGCAGCGAGTACGAGCAGAACGTCACCCTGCCCAACCACACCTCGATGGTCACCGGCCGCCGGATCACCCGGTCCGCCCACGGCCACGGCGTCACCTGGAACGACGACCGGCCCTGGATGACGGTGCAGGAGGCCGCCGGGCATCCGGTCTCGTCGGTCTTCAGCCAGGTCGGGCGGGCCGGCCGCAGCAGCGCCCTGTTCTCCTCGAAGTCGAAGTTCGGTCTCTTCGACCGGTCCTGGCCCTCGATCGACCGGTTCGTCGTCGACGGCGACGCCGACCTGGTCGAGCGGGCGGCCGCCGACCTGGTGAGGAACAAGCGCGCTCTCACCTTCGTCCACCTGGGCTCCCCCGACCACTACGGCCACCGCGACGGCGGGATGAGCGCGGCCTACCGCGCCTCGATCATCCGCACCGACGCCCGCATCGGCAGGCTGCTGAGGGCGATCGACTCCTCGACGGCGCTGAGGGGGTCGACGTACGTCATCCTCACCGCCGACCACGGCTTCAGGGCGACCGCCACCGACCACAGCGCCCACCTCTACGCCAACTACCGGATCCCGTTCGTCGTGTGGGGTCCCGGGGTCGCCCGCGGCGCCTCGCTCTACCGGCTCAACCCCGACTACCGCGCGCCGGGGACGACCCGGCCGACGTACGCCGGTGAGCAGCCGATCCGCAACGGCGACCTCGGCAACCTGGCCCTCGACCTGCTCGGCCTGGGCCCGATCCCTGGCAGCACCTTGAACTCAACCCAGTCACTAGACATTCGCTGA
- a CDS encoding alkaline phosphatase family protein, whose translation MRRLFPLVSVGIFVVVVLVVAFTALPDRDGGERAEREATQADRKVLAISIDGLNPDALAELGPAKTPNIHRLIDEGASTLNARTAYEKNITLPNHTGMVTGDPIDADDGGHGVTWNVGDPSRSIAPDEESVFTVAHEAGLSTGVFVTKQKFELWQRAWEDDIDLFVPIDDHDKLVPEAAEDLADEQRDLTFVHLSLPDVAGHKSGGMSPQYLDAVEESDAQVGELLDVIDADPELEKELDVILTADHGFKPGITNHSEKVYENYRIPFIVWGPDAGAGADLYELNSDDYRDPGKDRPGYDGPQPVRNADLGNLALDLLGLGPIETSDIGKDQTLDVK comes from the coding sequence GTGCGTCGCCTCTTCCCTCTGGTCTCCGTCGGCATCTTCGTCGTCGTCGTGCTCGTCGTCGCGTTCACCGCGCTGCCGGACCGTGACGGTGGCGAGCGAGCGGAACGGGAGGCCACCCAGGCCGACCGCAAGGTGCTCGCGATCTCCATCGACGGGTTGAACCCGGATGCGCTGGCGGAGCTCGGGCCGGCGAAGACGCCGAACATCCACCGGCTGATCGACGAGGGCGCCTCGACGCTCAACGCCCGCACGGCCTACGAGAAGAACATCACCCTGCCCAACCACACCGGGATGGTCACAGGCGACCCGATCGACGCCGACGACGGCGGCCACGGCGTCACCTGGAACGTCGGCGACCCGTCGAGGTCGATCGCTCCGGACGAGGAGTCGGTGTTCACCGTGGCCCACGAGGCCGGGCTCAGCACCGGCGTCTTCGTGACCAAGCAGAAGTTCGAGCTGTGGCAGCGGGCCTGGGAGGACGACATCGACCTCTTCGTCCCGATCGACGACCACGACAAGCTGGTCCCGGAGGCGGCCGAGGACCTGGCCGACGAGCAGCGGGACCTCACCTTCGTACACCTCTCGCTTCCCGACGTCGCCGGGCACAAGTCGGGCGGGATGTCGCCGCAGTACCTCGACGCCGTCGAGGAGTCCGACGCGCAGGTCGGCGAGCTCCTCGACGTCATCGACGCCGATCCGGAGCTCGAGAAGGAGCTCGACGTCATCCTCACCGCCGACCACGGTTTCAAGCCCGGGATCACCAACCACTCCGAGAAGGTCTACGAGAACTACCGGATCCCGTTCATCGTGTGGGGTCCCGACGCCGGCGCCGGCGCGGATCTCTACGAGCTCAACTCCGACGACTACCGCGACCCGGGCAAGGACCGCCCCGGCTATGACGGCCCGCAGCCCGTACGCAACGCCGACCTCGGCAACCTGGCCCTGGATCTCCTCGGCCTCGGTCCCATCGAGACCAGCGACATCGGCAAGGACCAGACACTCGACGTCAAATGA
- the murI gene encoding glutamate racemase, translating into MQSVSSLGSPSPLGSAQPDRDAPIGIFDSGFGGLTVARSVIDQLAHESILYVGDTARAPYGPRPIAEVREYALECLDHLVEQGVKALVIACNSASAAMLRDARERYKPLPVVEVILPATRRAVAASRTGRIGVICTHATAESMAYDDAFAAAPHVSLHTRACPQFVPFVEAGVTGGDELLAAAHEYLDPLTSAGVDTLILGCTHYPLLTGVISYVMGDNVTLVSSAEESAKDVYRVLAENDLMREGGEPTYTFLTTGNPAEFKAIGARFLGPELAAAQQFAGGMG; encoded by the coding sequence GTGCAGTCCGTCTCGTCCCTGGGTTCGCCCTCGCCCTTGGGCTCAGCCCAGCCCGACCGCGACGCCCCGATCGGGATCTTCGACTCGGGCTTCGGGGGTCTCACCGTGGCCCGGTCGGTGATCGATCAGCTCGCCCACGAGTCGATCCTGTACGTCGGCGACACCGCCCGCGCCCCCTACGGCCCCAGGCCGATCGCCGAGGTGCGCGAGTACGCCCTGGAGTGCCTCGACCATCTCGTCGAGCAGGGCGTGAAGGCCCTGGTCATCGCGTGCAACTCGGCCTCCGCCGCGATGCTGCGCGACGCCCGCGAGCGCTACAAACCGCTGCCCGTCGTCGAGGTGATCCTGCCGGCGACGCGTCGTGCCGTGGCCGCCTCCCGCACCGGTCGCATCGGGGTCATCTGCACGCACGCGACGGCCGAGTCGATGGCCTATGACGACGCCTTCGCCGCGGCGCCCCACGTCTCGCTGCACACCCGGGCCTGCCCCCAGTTCGTGCCGTTCGTCGAGGCCGGCGTCACCGGCGGCGACGAGCTGCTGGCCGCCGCGCACGAATATCTGGACCCGCTGACCAGCGCCGGGGTCGACACGCTGATCCTCGGGTGCACCCACTATCCGCTCCTGACTGGTGTGATCTCCTATGTGATGGGCGACAACGTGACGCTGGTCAGCAGCGCCGAGGAGTCGGCGAAGGACGTCTACCGCGTCCTGGCCGAGAACGACCTCATGCGCGAGGGCGGCGAGCCGACCTACACGTTCCTCACCACCGGCAACCCTGCCGAGTTCAAGGCGATCGGTGCCCGGTTCCTCGGCCCGGAGCTGGCGGCTGCCCAGCAGTTCGCCGGAGGGATGGGATGA